In Taeniopygia guttata chromosome 7, bTaeGut7.mat, whole genome shotgun sequence, a single window of DNA contains:
- the MAP3K2 gene encoding mitogen-activated protein kinase kinase kinase 2 isoform X1 — MDEQQALNSIMQDLAVLHKASRPVLPQQETGKPKSSSPKKQNDVRVKFEHRGEKRILQLPRPVKLEDLAAKAKVAFGQTMDLHYSNNELVIPLTTQDDLDKAVELLDRSVHMKSLKILLVIHGNTQSPNVNNVEPVPSLEDLDNTVFAVTDRKRRLSVIGSNTRDRSSPPPGYIPDELHQVARNGSFTSINSEGEFIPESMDQMLDPLSLSSPENSGSGSCPSLDSPLDGDNYPKSRMPRAQSYPDNHQEFSVEYDIPIFEKFGKGGTYPRRYHISFHQQDYNDGRKTFPRARRTQGNNFRSPVSFSPTDHSLSTSSGSSVFTPEYEDNRMRRRGSDIDNPTLSVMDISPPSRSPRAPTNWRLGKLLGQGAFGRVYLCYDADTGRELAVKQVQFDPDSPETSKEVNALECEIQLLKNLLHERIVQYYGFLRDPPERTLSIFMEYMPGGSIKDQLKSYGALTENVTRKYTRQILEGVHYLHSNMIVHRDIKGANILRDSAGNVKLGDFGASKRLQTICLSGTGMKSVTGTPYWMSPEVISGEGYGRKADIWSVGCTVVEMLTEKPPWAEFEAMAAIFKIATQPTNPQLPPHVSDHARDFLKRIFIEAKLRPFADELLRHTFAHYH, encoded by the exons GATCCTGCAATTACCAAGGCCTGTTAAACTTGAAGATCTTGCAGCTAAAGCTAAAGTTGCTTTTGGACAGACTATGGATTTACATTACAGCAATAATGAG CTTGTAATTCCATTAACCACACAGGATGACCTGGACAAAGCTGTTGAACTACTTGACCGCAGTGTACATATGAAGAGTCTCAAGATACTGCTTGTAATACATGGAAATACACAG TCACCAAATGTAAATAATGTGGAACCCGTGCCCTCACTGGAAGATTTAGATAATACAGTGTTTGCTGTGACAGACAGAAAAAGGCGACTGTCTGTAATAG GTTCTAACACTCGGGATAGGAGTTCACCTCCCCCTGGGTACATTCCAGATGAGCTGCATCAGGTGGCTCGAAATGGATCCTTCACCAGTATCAACAGTGAGGGTGAATTCATTCCAGAAAGTATGGATCAG aTGCTGGATCCTTTGTCTTTAAGCAGTCCTGAAAACTCTGGCTCGGGAAGCTGTCCCTCGCTTGACAGCCCGTTAGATGg GGACAACTATCCCAAGTCTCGGATGCCAAGAGCACAGAGCTATCCAGATAATCATCAAGAATTCTCAG tagAGTATGATATCCCAATATTTGAGAAATTTGGAAAGGGGGGGACTTATCCCAGAAGATATCATATTTCATTTCATCAACAAGACTACAATGATG GTCGTAAAACTTTTCCAAGAGCCAGAAGGACTCAGGGCAACAACTTCCGATCTCCGGTTAGCTTCAGTCCCACTGATCACTCGCTGAGCACCAGCAGTGGGAGCAGCGTCTTCACACCGGAATACGAAGATAACCGAATGAGGAGGAGGGGCAGTGACATAGACAATCCTACCTTGTCAGTCATGGACATCAGCCCACCCAGCCGCT CACCACGAGCTCCAACTAACTGGAGACTTGGTAAACTACTGGGTCAAGGTGCATTTGGCAGAGTATATCTGTGTTATGATGCTGACACTGGAAGAGAACTGGCTGTTAAACAAGTTCAGTTTGATCCTGACAGTCCGGAAACCAGCAAG GAAGTAAATGCACTTGAGTGTGAGATTCAGTTGCTGAAAAATCTGCTGCATGAAAGAATTGTTCAGTACTATGGCTTCTTGAGAGATCCACCTGAAAGGACACTCTCAATATTCATGGAGTACATGCCTGGG GGTTCCATCAAAGACCAATTGAAATCCTACGGAGCACTCACAGAGAATGTGACTCGTAAATACACACGGCAGATTTTGGAAGGAGTTCACTATTTGCACAGTAATATGATTGTCCATCGAGATATTAAAG GAGCAAATATCCTGAGGGATTCAGCAGGCAATGTGAAGCTTGGTGACTTTGGTGCCAGCAAACGACTGCAGACTATCTGTCTGTCTGGTACGGGAATGAAGTCTGTCACAGGAACTCCCTATTGGATGAGTCCCGAAGTTATTAGTGGAGAAGGGTACGGCAGAAAAGCAGACATCTG GAGTGTAGGTTGCACAGTGGTAGAAATGCTCACTGAGAAGCCCCCGTGGGCAGAGTTTGAAGCCATGGCTGCCATCTTTAAAATTGCCACTCAGCCAACcaacccccagctccctcctcacGTCTCCGACCACGCTCGGGATTTCTTGAAACGGATTTTTATCGAGGCCAAGCTGCGACCGTTTGCAGATGAACTGCTAAGACACACGTTTGCACACTATCACTAA
- the MAP3K2 gene encoding mitogen-activated protein kinase kinase kinase 2 isoform X3 has product MDEQQALNSIMQDLAVLHKASRPVLPQQETGKPKSSSPKKQNDVRVKFEHRGEKRILQLPRPVKLEDLAAKAKVAFGQTMDLHYSNNELVIPLTTQDDLDKAVELLDRSVHMKSLKILLVIHGNTQSPNVNNVEPVPSLEDLDNTVFAVTDRKRRLSVIGSNTRDRSSPPPGYIPDELHQVARNGSFTSINSEGEFIPESMDQMLDPLSLSSPENSGSGSCPSLDSPLDGDNYPKSRMPRAQSYPDNHQEFSGRKTFPRARRTQGNNFRSPVSFSPTDHSLSTSSGSSVFTPEYEDNRMRRRGSDIDNPTLSVMDISPPSRSPRAPTNWRLGKLLGQGAFGRVYLCYDADTGRELAVKQVQFDPDSPETSKEVNALECEIQLLKNLLHERIVQYYGFLRDPPERTLSIFMEYMPGGSIKDQLKSYGALTENVTRKYTRQILEGVHYLHSNMIVHRDIKGANILRDSAGNVKLGDFGASKRLQTICLSGTGMKSVTGTPYWMSPEVISGEGYGRKADIWSVGCTVVEMLTEKPPWAEFEAMAAIFKIATQPTNPQLPPHVSDHARDFLKRIFIEAKLRPFADELLRHTFAHYH; this is encoded by the exons GATCCTGCAATTACCAAGGCCTGTTAAACTTGAAGATCTTGCAGCTAAAGCTAAAGTTGCTTTTGGACAGACTATGGATTTACATTACAGCAATAATGAG CTTGTAATTCCATTAACCACACAGGATGACCTGGACAAAGCTGTTGAACTACTTGACCGCAGTGTACATATGAAGAGTCTCAAGATACTGCTTGTAATACATGGAAATACACAG TCACCAAATGTAAATAATGTGGAACCCGTGCCCTCACTGGAAGATTTAGATAATACAGTGTTTGCTGTGACAGACAGAAAAAGGCGACTGTCTGTAATAG GTTCTAACACTCGGGATAGGAGTTCACCTCCCCCTGGGTACATTCCAGATGAGCTGCATCAGGTGGCTCGAAATGGATCCTTCACCAGTATCAACAGTGAGGGTGAATTCATTCCAGAAAGTATGGATCAG aTGCTGGATCCTTTGTCTTTAAGCAGTCCTGAAAACTCTGGCTCGGGAAGCTGTCCCTCGCTTGACAGCCCGTTAGATGg GGACAACTATCCCAAGTCTCGGATGCCAAGAGCACAGAGCTATCCAGATAATCATCAAGAATTCTCAG GTCGTAAAACTTTTCCAAGAGCCAGAAGGACTCAGGGCAACAACTTCCGATCTCCGGTTAGCTTCAGTCCCACTGATCACTCGCTGAGCACCAGCAGTGGGAGCAGCGTCTTCACACCGGAATACGAAGATAACCGAATGAGGAGGAGGGGCAGTGACATAGACAATCCTACCTTGTCAGTCATGGACATCAGCCCACCCAGCCGCT CACCACGAGCTCCAACTAACTGGAGACTTGGTAAACTACTGGGTCAAGGTGCATTTGGCAGAGTATATCTGTGTTATGATGCTGACACTGGAAGAGAACTGGCTGTTAAACAAGTTCAGTTTGATCCTGACAGTCCGGAAACCAGCAAG GAAGTAAATGCACTTGAGTGTGAGATTCAGTTGCTGAAAAATCTGCTGCATGAAAGAATTGTTCAGTACTATGGCTTCTTGAGAGATCCACCTGAAAGGACACTCTCAATATTCATGGAGTACATGCCTGGG GGTTCCATCAAAGACCAATTGAAATCCTACGGAGCACTCACAGAGAATGTGACTCGTAAATACACACGGCAGATTTTGGAAGGAGTTCACTATTTGCACAGTAATATGATTGTCCATCGAGATATTAAAG GAGCAAATATCCTGAGGGATTCAGCAGGCAATGTGAAGCTTGGTGACTTTGGTGCCAGCAAACGACTGCAGACTATCTGTCTGTCTGGTACGGGAATGAAGTCTGTCACAGGAACTCCCTATTGGATGAGTCCCGAAGTTATTAGTGGAGAAGGGTACGGCAGAAAAGCAGACATCTG GAGTGTAGGTTGCACAGTGGTAGAAATGCTCACTGAGAAGCCCCCGTGGGCAGAGTTTGAAGCCATGGCTGCCATCTTTAAAATTGCCACTCAGCCAACcaacccccagctccctcctcacGTCTCCGACCACGCTCGGGATTTCTTGAAACGGATTTTTATCGAGGCCAAGCTGCGACCGTTTGCAGATGAACTGCTAAGACACACGTTTGCACACTATCACTAA
- the MAP3K2 gene encoding mitogen-activated protein kinase kinase kinase 2 isoform X2 encodes MDEQQALNSIMQDLAVLHKASRPVLPQQETGKPKSSSPKKQNDVRVKFEHRGEKRILQLPRPVKLEDLAAKAKVAFGQTMDLHYSNNELVIPLTTQDDLDKAVELLDRSVHMKSLKILLVIHGNTQSPNVNNVEPVPSLEDLDNTVFAVTDRKRRLSVIGSNTRDRSSPPPGYIPDELHQVARNGSFTSINSEGEFIPESMDQMLDPLSLSSPENSGSGSCPSLDSPLDGDNYPKSRMPRAQSYPDNHQEFSEYDIPIFEKFGKGGTYPRRYHISFHQQDYNDGRKTFPRARRTQGNNFRSPVSFSPTDHSLSTSSGSSVFTPEYEDNRMRRRGSDIDNPTLSVMDISPPSRSPRAPTNWRLGKLLGQGAFGRVYLCYDADTGRELAVKQVQFDPDSPETSKEVNALECEIQLLKNLLHERIVQYYGFLRDPPERTLSIFMEYMPGGSIKDQLKSYGALTENVTRKYTRQILEGVHYLHSNMIVHRDIKGANILRDSAGNVKLGDFGASKRLQTICLSGTGMKSVTGTPYWMSPEVISGEGYGRKADIWSVGCTVVEMLTEKPPWAEFEAMAAIFKIATQPTNPQLPPHVSDHARDFLKRIFIEAKLRPFADELLRHTFAHYH; translated from the exons GATCCTGCAATTACCAAGGCCTGTTAAACTTGAAGATCTTGCAGCTAAAGCTAAAGTTGCTTTTGGACAGACTATGGATTTACATTACAGCAATAATGAG CTTGTAATTCCATTAACCACACAGGATGACCTGGACAAAGCTGTTGAACTACTTGACCGCAGTGTACATATGAAGAGTCTCAAGATACTGCTTGTAATACATGGAAATACACAG TCACCAAATGTAAATAATGTGGAACCCGTGCCCTCACTGGAAGATTTAGATAATACAGTGTTTGCTGTGACAGACAGAAAAAGGCGACTGTCTGTAATAG GTTCTAACACTCGGGATAGGAGTTCACCTCCCCCTGGGTACATTCCAGATGAGCTGCATCAGGTGGCTCGAAATGGATCCTTCACCAGTATCAACAGTGAGGGTGAATTCATTCCAGAAAGTATGGATCAG aTGCTGGATCCTTTGTCTTTAAGCAGTCCTGAAAACTCTGGCTCGGGAAGCTGTCCCTCGCTTGACAGCCCGTTAGATGg GGACAACTATCCCAAGTCTCGGATGCCAAGAGCACAGAGCTATCCAGATAATCATCAAGAATTCTCAG AGTATGATATCCCAATATTTGAGAAATTTGGAAAGGGGGGGACTTATCCCAGAAGATATCATATTTCATTTCATCAACAAGACTACAATGATG GTCGTAAAACTTTTCCAAGAGCCAGAAGGACTCAGGGCAACAACTTCCGATCTCCGGTTAGCTTCAGTCCCACTGATCACTCGCTGAGCACCAGCAGTGGGAGCAGCGTCTTCACACCGGAATACGAAGATAACCGAATGAGGAGGAGGGGCAGTGACATAGACAATCCTACCTTGTCAGTCATGGACATCAGCCCACCCAGCCGCT CACCACGAGCTCCAACTAACTGGAGACTTGGTAAACTACTGGGTCAAGGTGCATTTGGCAGAGTATATCTGTGTTATGATGCTGACACTGGAAGAGAACTGGCTGTTAAACAAGTTCAGTTTGATCCTGACAGTCCGGAAACCAGCAAG GAAGTAAATGCACTTGAGTGTGAGATTCAGTTGCTGAAAAATCTGCTGCATGAAAGAATTGTTCAGTACTATGGCTTCTTGAGAGATCCACCTGAAAGGACACTCTCAATATTCATGGAGTACATGCCTGGG GGTTCCATCAAAGACCAATTGAAATCCTACGGAGCACTCACAGAGAATGTGACTCGTAAATACACACGGCAGATTTTGGAAGGAGTTCACTATTTGCACAGTAATATGATTGTCCATCGAGATATTAAAG GAGCAAATATCCTGAGGGATTCAGCAGGCAATGTGAAGCTTGGTGACTTTGGTGCCAGCAAACGACTGCAGACTATCTGTCTGTCTGGTACGGGAATGAAGTCTGTCACAGGAACTCCCTATTGGATGAGTCCCGAAGTTATTAGTGGAGAAGGGTACGGCAGAAAAGCAGACATCTG GAGTGTAGGTTGCACAGTGGTAGAAATGCTCACTGAGAAGCCCCCGTGGGCAGAGTTTGAAGCCATGGCTGCCATCTTTAAAATTGCCACTCAGCCAACcaacccccagctccctcctcacGTCTCCGACCACGCTCGGGATTTCTTGAAACGGATTTTTATCGAGGCCAAGCTGCGACCGTTTGCAGATGAACTGCTAAGACACACGTTTGCACACTATCACTAA